The Haloplanus sp. CK5-1 genome contains a region encoding:
- a CDS encoding NAD-binding protein gives MPDLPERLSDIQLSRRDRIVVYYLTGLAALIAVYTVTYNVALSRLEGVHQSIFASFEFVVQTMTTTGYGQDSGLWSHPLMFLFVAGTQISGIAIGFFTLRLIIIPLFTGAEVNLDNRLSPKSDHVIICEYRRDSAVLLDELRELDIDYVLISSSEENAKELSDDGYSVIHGSPQDASAFERANIETARAVITDTGDATVNTILTVRSLDSDIDIITLTDNSDMRDILLDTGADTVLSPHGVLGQRLAEKAVSSFKSELTDTIKLGGELEVTEVPIHQENRLIGTRIRNSKIREETGANIIGAWIDGELQLPPDPDAIIRSNTVLLLTGAHDALEAFSDFTQPSRMLRNHERIIVAGQGEVGKAAREFISEEELDVVTIDIEDREDVDVVGDSRSDEILEEAGIETAGAIIIGLPDDSATLLTTVLARSLNGDIEILARVSDTGATRKALSAGADYVLSVPRVSARMVARELRGEDVLAPASQIRLLRAPATPISGSTLAESGIYEKTGCRVIAIEDESGLTTTVDPQREFMGTEHIVLVGSDEAIQQFRKQFDVSPIESEN, from the coding sequence ATGCCTGATCTTCCAGAACGCCTGTCCGATATTCAGCTCTCTCGTCGGGATCGGATTGTCGTCTATTATCTCACCGGGCTAGCTGCACTGATTGCTGTGTACACGGTCACGTACAACGTTGCACTGTCACGGTTGGAGGGCGTCCATCAGTCGATATTCGCTTCGTTCGAGTTCGTCGTCCAGACGATGACCACGACCGGATACGGACAGGACTCCGGGCTGTGGAGTCATCCGCTGATGTTCTTGTTTGTTGCTGGAACGCAGATCTCCGGTATCGCGATCGGGTTCTTCACCCTCAGGCTCATCATCATCCCGTTGTTCACGGGGGCCGAAGTCAACCTCGACAACCGGCTCTCTCCCAAATCCGACCACGTTATCATCTGTGAATACCGGCGTGACTCCGCCGTACTCCTCGATGAACTCAGGGAACTCGATATCGACTACGTCTTGATTTCCTCGTCCGAAGAGAACGCCAAGGAACTGTCCGACGACGGGTATTCGGTCATTCACGGCTCTCCACAGGACGCGTCGGCATTCGAACGAGCCAACATCGAGACGGCACGAGCAGTCATCACGGATACTGGGGATGCAACCGTCAACACGATCCTGACCGTACGGTCACTCGATTCGGATATCGACATCATTACGCTGACCGACAACAGTGATATGCGAGACATCTTGTTAGATACGGGTGCGGATACCGTCTTGTCCCCGCATGGGGTGCTCGGACAGCGACTCGCCGAGAAAGCAGTCTCTTCGTTCAAATCGGAGTTGACGGATACGATCAAGCTTGGGGGTGAATTAGAAGTTACAGAGGTACCGATCCACCAGGAAAACCGACTGATCGGAACACGAATCCGCAACTCGAAAATCAGAGAAGAAACGGGAGCTAACATCATCGGTGCATGGATCGATGGGGAACTACAGCTCCCCCCCGATCCGGACGCAATCATCCGCTCGAATACGGTACTGCTCCTCACAGGCGCACACGATGCGCTGGAGGCGTTCAGTGACTTCACTCAGCCGTCCCGCATGCTCCGGAACCACGAGCGCATCATCGTTGCCGGACAGGGCGAAGTTGGTAAAGCCGCACGGGAGTTTATCTCCGAGGAAGAACTCGATGTCGTGACCATCGATATCGAAGACCGCGAGGACGTGGATGTCGTAGGCGACTCCAGATCGGACGAAATCTTGGAAGAGGCAGGGATCGAGACTGCCGGTGCAATTATTATCGGACTTCCGGATGATTCTGCAACACTACTGACAACAGTGTTAGCACGGTCGCTGAATGGCGATATCGAGATTCTCGCCCGAGTGAGTGATACCGGTGCGACCCGGAAGGCGCTGAGTGCTGGCGCGGACTACGTGCTGTCCGTTCCACGGGTGAGTGCTCGAATGGTCGCCAGGGAACTCCGCGGCGAGGACGTCCTCGCACCAGCGAGCCAGATTCGGCTCCTCCGCGCCCCAGCAACACCGATTTCGGGGTCGACACTCGCCGAGTCAGGCATCTACGAAAAGACGGGGTGTCGCGTCATCGCCATCGAAGACGAATCCGGGCTCACCACCACGGTTGACCCACAGCGGGAGTTCATGGGGACCGAGCACATCGTCCTCGTCGGCTCCGACGAAGCGATACAACAGTTTAGAAAGCAGTTTGATGTCTCACCGATCGAGTCCGAGAACTGA